In the genome of Rhizobium rhizogenes, one region contains:
- a CDS encoding F0F1 ATP synthase subunit gamma, which yields MPSLKDLKNRIASVKATQKITKAMKMVAAAKLRRAQEAAEAARPYSQRMSAVLANIATAVEADVAPALMTGTGKDGVHLLVVCTAERGLCGGFNSQISRFARDHARKLISEGKTVKIITVGKKGYDSLRREFAANIIERIELRDVKRVGFENADQIAKKVISLFNAGEFDVCTLIYSEFKSVISQIPTGLQLIPAATPVVEEDEATQNAVYEYEPDAASILEDLIPRNISVQVFRALLENVAGEMGAKMSAMDNATRNAGEMINKLTLSYNRQRQAQITKELIEIISGAEAL from the coding sequence ATGCCTTCACTAAAGGATCTGAAAAACCGCATTGCCTCGGTAAAGGCGACGCAGAAGATTACCAAGGCGATGAAAATGGTCGCCGCGGCGAAGCTTCGGCGCGCCCAGGAAGCTGCGGAGGCCGCCCGGCCTTATTCTCAGCGCATGAGCGCCGTTCTTGCCAATATCGCTACGGCGGTTGAGGCGGACGTTGCTCCGGCGCTGATGACCGGCACCGGCAAGGACGGCGTGCATCTGCTCGTCGTCTGCACGGCCGAACGTGGTCTTTGCGGCGGTTTCAACTCGCAGATTTCCCGTTTTGCCCGCGATCACGCCCGCAAGCTGATTTCCGAAGGCAAGACGGTCAAGATCATCACGGTTGGCAAGAAGGGTTACGACAGCCTTCGCCGCGAATTCGCAGCCAACATCATCGAGCGCATCGAGCTGCGTGACGTGAAGAGGGTCGGTTTTGAAAACGCCGACCAGATCGCCAAGAAAGTGATCTCGCTCTTCAACGCGGGTGAGTTCGATGTCTGCACGCTGATCTACTCGGAATTCAAGTCCGTCATCAGCCAGATCCCGACCGGCCTGCAGCTCATTCCCGCCGCAACGCCTGTTGTGGAAGAGGATGAGGCGACGCAGAACGCCGTCTACGAATATGAGCCGGATGCGGCTTCTATTCTGGAAGACCTTATTCCGCGCAACATTTCGGTTCAGGTTTTCCGGGCTCTGCTCGAAAACGTTGCCGGTGAAATGGGCGCCAAGATGAGCGCGATGGACAATGCAACGCGCAATGCCGGTGAGATGATCAACAAGCTGACGCTGTCCTACAACCGTCAGCGTCAGGCTCAGATCACCAAGGAACTCATTGAAATCATTTCGGGCGCGGAAGCGCTCTGA
- the atpA gene encoding F0F1 ATP synthase subunit alpha — protein MDIRAAEISAILKDQIKNFGNEAEVSEVGQVLSVGDGIARVYGLDNVQAGEMVEFPGGIRGMALNLEADNVGVVIFGSDRDIKEGDTVKRTGAIVDVPVGPELLGRVVDALGNPIDGKGPINAAKRSRVDVKAPGIIPRKSVHEPMSTGLKAIDALIPVGRGQRELVIGDRQTGKTAIILDTILNQKAIHDNGPDGDKLYCVYVAIGQKRSTVAQFVKVLEERGALQYSIIVAATASDPAPMQYLAPFAGCAMGEYFRDNGKHALIGYDDLSKQAVAYRQMSLLLRRPPGREAYPGDVFYLHSRLLERAAKLSDEMGAGSLTALPVIETQGNDVSAFIPTNVISITDGQIFLETDLFYQGIRPAVNVGLSVSRVGSAAQIKAMKQVAGSIKGELAQYREMAAFAQFGSDLDASTQRLLNRGARLTELLKQPQFSPLKTEEQVAVIFAGVNGYLDKIPVAQVGKFEQGFLSYLRSEGKAILDTIRTEKAISDDTKGKLKGALDNFAKSFS, from the coding sequence CAGGTGCTTTCCGTCGGTGACGGTATCGCCCGCGTCTATGGCCTCGACAATGTTCAGGCCGGCGAAATGGTCGAGTTCCCCGGCGGCATTCGCGGCATGGCACTCAACCTCGAAGCCGACAACGTCGGTGTGGTTATCTTCGGTTCGGACCGTGACATCAAGGAAGGCGACACCGTAAAGCGGACTGGCGCTATCGTTGACGTTCCCGTTGGTCCGGAACTGCTCGGCCGCGTCGTTGACGCGCTTGGCAACCCGATCGACGGCAAGGGCCCGATCAACGCCGCCAAGCGTTCGCGCGTGGACGTCAAGGCTCCCGGCATCATTCCGCGCAAGTCGGTTCATGAGCCGATGTCGACCGGCCTCAAGGCCATCGACGCGCTTATCCCGGTTGGCCGCGGCCAGCGCGAACTCGTCATCGGCGACCGCCAGACCGGCAAAACCGCGATCATTCTCGACACGATCCTGAACCAGAAGGCCATTCATGACAATGGTCCTGACGGCGACAAGCTTTATTGCGTCTACGTCGCTATCGGTCAGAAGCGTTCGACCGTTGCCCAGTTCGTGAAGGTTCTGGAAGAGCGCGGCGCGCTGCAGTACTCGATCATCGTTGCTGCGACCGCTTCCGACCCGGCGCCGATGCAGTACCTTGCTCCGTTTGCCGGTTGCGCCATGGGCGAATATTTCCGTGACAACGGCAAGCACGCTCTCATCGGTTACGACGACCTTTCCAAGCAGGCCGTTGCCTATCGCCAGATGTCGCTTCTGCTGCGCCGTCCTCCGGGCCGTGAAGCTTATCCGGGCGACGTCTTCTACCTCCACTCCCGTCTTCTCGAGCGCGCTGCAAAGCTCTCCGACGAAATGGGCGCCGGTTCGCTGACGGCTCTGCCGGTCATCGAAACCCAGGGTAACGACGTTTCCGCCTTCATTCCGACCAACGTGATCTCGATCACCGACGGCCAGATCTTCCTTGAAACCGACCTGTTCTACCAGGGCATCCGTCCGGCCGTTAACGTCGGTCTGTCGGTTTCGCGCGTTGGTTCTGCCGCTCAGATCAAGGCGATGAAGCAGGTTGCCGGTTCGATCAAGGGTGAGCTCGCCCAGTATCGCGAAATGGCCGCCTTTGCCCAGTTCGGCTCGGACCTTGATGCTTCCACGCAGCGTCTGCTTAACCGCGGTGCCCGCCTGACCGAGCTTCTGAAGCAGCCGCAGTTCTCTCCGCTCAAGACGGAAGAGCAGGTCGCGGTGATCTTCGCCGGTGTCAACGGCTACCTCGACAAGATCCCGGTCGCACAGGTCGGCAAGTTCGAGCAGGGTTTCCTCTCCTACCTCCGCTCGGAAGGCAAGGCGATCCTCGACACCATCCGCACGGAAAAGGCTATCAGCGACGATACCAAGGGCAAGCTCAAGGGCGCTCTTGATAACTTCGCCAAGTCTTTCTCGTAA